The sequence below is a genomic window from Takifugu flavidus isolate HTHZ2018 chromosome 11, ASM371156v2, whole genome shotgun sequence.
CTTTGTATTTGGTATGAGTCCATGTGGAGAACTTCTCTAGGATGTAGGCTGCCAAGCCCACAGGTGAGTCATTCAAGCCACAGCCTGTACACACCGTAGTTATTAACATCAATAACCCTTTTATGCATGAGTTAtgacagcttgttttttttaactatctTGCTCAATGCATGAACAGTGTATTGAGAAATCAACCGGGAGCGACCGGCTGTGCACGTCCCCACCTGCGGTGTCTGGTTTGGTGGCCTGGATGTGCATGTATCCCGATTCTCTCAGCATCTCCCACACATTTTTCTCGAAGAAAGGGAAGAGGCGGCGAACATCTTCCCGTGTGAGACCCaccagagagggcagataagGTCCGAGGATGATCGTCAGCAGCGTCTTGAAGTTCCGGTTTGTAATTATCATGTTCACGTGGAGTCCTTTCACGTTCCTGGAAGACGATGAGAAAATGAATCTCACATTAGGCCAAACTGCACGATGCTGAGACTCTTACACTCATCAGTGTCCCTCTCTGGATAGACACGTATATTCTTGTTTGCTTTAGTTTCTTGGAATGTGGGTGCTCAGAGTTTATCTTGGAAATCATGGATTTCACAACGCTCCCATTTAGGACACTAGCGGGTGGCATAAACATTGCAGcaagtgtgtttttgctcttACTGAGGCTTCATCTGTGCCATGTTGGTGGTGATAAGAGCACCCCAGTCTCCACCCTGCAGGTAGTACTGGGAGAATCCCAAACGCTCCATCAGTGTGTGGAAGATCCGCGCAGCTGCCAGACTGTTAAATCCTGGTGCATAAATGGGATTAAGTCTTCGTTCACCTCCCGCTGAAAGTAAAGCTACCTTTACACGAATCTACCTTGTTTATGCGGCGCTTCTGAGAAACCGTAGCCAGGGATGGACGGACATATGACTTCAAACACCAGCCCGCCCTGGTTCTCCGTGAGAATTGGCAGAATCTTGTAAAACTCATAGAAAGAGCCGGGCCAGCCGTGAACCAGCATGATGGGAAGAACCCGCTGGTTTGGGCGGCTTGTCGGCCGCACATGGATGAAGTGCACGTCCAATCctacaataaagttttttttaaaaaaagacatttttaaagggaaatatAAATGTCAGCCAAATACCGATGGCCCCGCAATCTGCCTACCTTCAATTTTAGTTTTGTAGTGTGGATATTTGTTAAGAACTGCCACCTGCTTCTTCCAGTCAAACTCATTTTTCCAGTATGAAACCACTTTCTTGAGGTAAGTGGAATTGAAGCCATACTGGAAGGCGCTACCTTCCAAAGGATCGGTGTAACGGCTTCCATCAATGCGCCCGTGGAGGTCCTGTTAAACAACATGCCATTATCTAGATCTTTGCACCGCGTTATATTTGGTAGatgtcaataaaataaaatggaaaacctCAATTTCTTTATCTGATGTTTCCACTGTGAAGGGGCGAATGCTCTCATCCTCCGACTGTGGCTTCTCTCCTGCTCCCCACCATCCTTCCCCGACTGGAATACTTTTGACTGGCTTTCTTCTGAGTAGTAAATACGCTAGTATGCCTCCTACTGCCAAAGCGGAACCGACCAAAAGCTGCCGGTGAACGGGATCCAAGCCGAAGAAGTGGTCCCTGTTGGGCATGGAGAGATCCAAAAAAGAGACCGTGATGGCCACATTTACTGATAGAGACTTTAGGCGTGTGGTGGATCATCGAGAGTCAAGTCACAGATTTACACAATTAAATGTAGTACCTTTACAGTCATACATTCACAAGGATAAAGTCATAGATTTTTAAGGATAAAGATGTAAATTTATGAGAATATAGCCAAAATATAATTATTGGGTCCACAAGCTGTACTTCAGCTGTAGGGTTGTCAAATAAGGAAATGAATAGTTAATCATTATTCTGGTGTTCTGCACCTATATGAGGAGACCTGTTGTCGTTGTGGTCTGTAGAGATAGAGCTGAAATACTCAAATCGTAACTGTCTCTCTAATCTTTAATATATTGCCTATTTATGGTCTTTTCCTGTTTCTCGGTGCAGGCTGTCCTTCATGGACGTGTTCCTGTTTGGATACTGACAAATATTTAAACTACAAAAAGAACTCGATCCAAAAGAACATGCAAGAAACTTTTCCCAGGGAAAACTTGGGTGAACGCGCGTGTATTTCATTTACAACTCCATTCTAGTGAATTTACGACTTTATCCCCgagggctgcagcagcgtttGAACGTGACTCAGCAACATTTACAGCTGATGAGAAGAACGAGTTTTGTGGTCTGAAACAACTCACAATATCTCATATAGACTTTCCATtgtggaggtcagaggttgTAGATTGTTCTTTTATCTGGcagctgaaaagaaaaatatagtGCATAAATATATATGTGCATATATATAGTCACATTTGGGCTCTTTGAATTCCGACGACTGTCAACAACACgcatatttaaacacaacataCCTTGTTAGCTTGTGTGAGAGCTGAATTTTGATTTGATCCGAGAGAAATCGAGCTGCGTGAGTATTTAAGCCCATTAGGCGAAGAGCCCTTCTCTGGACTTTGTACGgagctctctgattggctgagaggcGTGTCAATCTTAGCCGTTACGTAAGAAGGGCGGGGCGTCGCGCTGGACTTGCGGCGACTGTTTACTTGAGATATTTTACTGCGCAGTTGGACGATCACGATGTGGAAAGTCGCCTTTCTTGTTTTCGCAGCGGTTTCTGCCGTCTCTTCGACGATGGTAGGAGGCTTTCAAGATGCGGATCCGAACGACGAACGAGTGAAAAACGCCCTGAACTTCGCTGTTGTTCAGCACAACAGAGCCTCCAACGACATGTACCTCAGCCAAGTGGCACAAGTGGTGAAGGTCCAGACTCAGGTCGGTAAACGTCCACAAAATCTGACAATTACTCATGAAACATAATTATATAATTCAGGTGTAACACTGTATTTTTATCCCGGGGGCTTTAACCATATAGCGA
It includes:
- the ephx5 gene encoding epoxide hydrolase 1; the encoded protein is MESLYEILDHFFGLDPVHRQLLVGSALAVGGILAYLLLRRKPVKSIPVGEGWWGAGEKPQSEDESIRPFTVETSDKEIEDLHGRIDGSRYTDPLEGSAFQYGFNSTYLKKVVSYWKNEFDWKKQVAVLNKYPHYKTKIEGLDVHFIHVRPTSRPNQRVLPIMLVHGWPGSFYEFYKILPILTENQGGLVFEVICPSIPGYGFSEAPHKQGFNSLAAARIFHTLMERLGFSQYYLQGGDWGALITTNMAQMKPQNVKGLHVNMIITNRNFKTLLTIILGPYLPSLVGLTREDVRRLFPFFEKNVWEMLRESGYMHIQATKPDTAGCGLNDSPVGLAAYILEKFSTWTHTKYKDLDDGGLERKYTLDDLLTNVMIYWTTRSIVPSMRFYKENLKGDFDKRVDASVAVLVPSGLAAFPEELIHCPKAWAVTKYHNIYSYTSMPRGGHFAAFEEPQLLAEDIFQFVRKVEKC
- the cst3 gene encoding cystatin C (amyloid angiopathy and cerebral hemorrhage) — translated: MWKVAFLVFAAVSAVSSTMVGGFQDADPNDERVKNALNFAVVQHNRASNDMYLSQVAQVVKVQTQVVSGIKYVITANMARSVCRKSEARELCEIPENAQPYQCTFTVWSRPWLNQVQLLKETCPPTNNV